From the genome of Spinacia oleracea cultivar Varoflay chromosome 2, BTI_SOV_V1, whole genome shotgun sequence, one region includes:
- the LOC110788818 gene encoding uncharacterized protein, which produces MSFHIPNYKYNSHYVSYSSGFPSSYCLINLFFKCLYWSYWLLLMMMMEGSSSSFLTDEINDRMARDSAFLNKIFSWSLDDIFNDNFYTEQIKQIPDSFDTVGEYFSSFVCPLLEETRADLRSSLEIISRAPYAEIVSYDNSKRDPLLYDVHIDEWRNRFNDRGKEPYKTLPGDIFVLVKSRPESIYDLQVLAQTWVLASVTKISKNNSEDETDDDSSSTSFKVKASKDIGDMDDSYSSFFLVFLMNSTTHKRVWNALHMFKNVRILQGVLQRNTADEGCHNLCGSTSNIRLSEDLCLEISSSLNSSQCEAVLASLQATQCEHTSQVQLVWGPPGTGKTKTLSTLLYFLRRMNVRTLICAPTNVAITEVAGRLLQLTMNSSPRDSAEKFNCLGDILLFGNKARLRVGSYIEDMYLDYRVKRLTECFVPLTGWRSCFPSLSNFLEDYVSQYNVYLENELNKKKEQPIDDIDTAGQPITEVDTAGQVESFLVFFTKRFKAAAEPVRRCISIFCTHVSKSYIGESNLAHMIILFNLLKSFEKLLLQGDLRSEELLELFSSGEDGDSLVHGVDRENMQLLEVKRRECVSILRTLLISLGVLFPNVMHTESIEKLCFQMASLIFCTASSSFKLYTTPMKPLSLLVIDEAAQLKECESAIPLQLPGLRHAILFGDECQLPAMVQSNLSRDAGFGRSLFQRLSLLGWPKHLLNVQYRMHPAISSFPNAEFYLKQILDAPSVSNENYEREYLPALMYGPYSFINVSEGREEVDDDGRSRRNMVEAAVVAKILHNLFKTWRHSIERLAIGVISPYAAQVVAIEEMIGRRYESLDNFRVKVKSVDGFQGGEEDIIIISTVRSNNAGEVGFISSSQRTNVALTRARYCLWVLGNEKTLFRSDSIWKRLVSNARERRCFFNADEDKSLTEAMIDIKKELNQLDDLLNKDSILFRSARWKVLFSDNFVKSFSKLPSTRAKKSVMNLLVNLSNGWRPKKVKADPVCESTIQIVKQYKVEGRYIICTNDIMKDTEYIQMLKIWDVMPLEDVSKLVKRLDSIYGAYTDDFLSHCKERGLEGLLEIPRTWSKSIDIVRLKSNYAGSTSASDGDLDGTSYAENAKVSESLLLMKFYSLSAGIVGHLLSDSDGKALDLPFEVTDEELQIILHQKSSFILGRSGTGKTTVLTKKLYQKEQLHHVAVEQNRDANIMNITHTDGNAESENVLRQLFVTVSPKLCYAIKQHVSHLKSFARNESSSLANGPIDADGIDDSEQFSGIPDSFVGVPPKSYPLVLTFNKFLFMLDGTLGSSYFDRFHGELNLSHGRTTITSPAYVMKRKEVNYEKFCTFYWNHFNSQFTKKLDSSRVFTEIISVIKGGLQTGETDDGKLSLEVYLHLSARVSTLSRQKREMIYDIFLTYEKMKTERREFDLSDFVNDLHRRIKRERYGGDVVDFVYIDEVQDLTMRQIALFKYICRNVDEGFVFSGDTAQTIARGIDFRFQDVRCLFYKEFLMNERNDGDNRSQTRGQISQIFHLRQNFRTHAGILKLGDSVIKLIYHFFPHSIDILPPESSLIFGEAPILLESGSDENAIVTIFGNAGNMGGGSLVGFGAEQVILVRDDCDRKEISSYVGKQALVLTIVECKGLEFQDVLLYNFFGSSPLKNQWRVIYEFMQVQNLLDSKLQQSFPNFNPAKHNVLCSELKQLYVAITRTRQRLWICENKEDLSKPMFDYWKKLCVVQIRQLDDSLARAMQVASSPEEWKARGRKLLAVENYEVATMCFERAGDRHWETYAKAAGLKASADRTFDLNPEEASSILRQAAVLFESINVYQKAADCFYELKEYDRAGRIYFELCGASYLEKAGKCFTLAGYYERAAEVFAKCNLFSECLLSCTEGKLYDLGLQYIQYWKQQEMGGKLVMIEQVFLENCALSLHEQGDKIAMLRFVKAFNSEESMHSFLKNLGCLDELMDLEVELGNFLKAADIARERALAGHHERAAEVFAKCNLFSECLSSCTEGKLYDLGLQFIQCWKHQENGGELDQIEQVFLENCASSLHKQDDKIKMMNFVKSFSSEEAMQTFLKNLGCLDELLDLEIEFGNFSKAADIAREKGEILHEADLLDKAELFKEECELLLLYIYASCLWAGGKGWPLKSFPQMEELLLKAKASAQNIQPRDLYRTVCTDSLIFLNRNYSLAELKQLLIISQNHKNQRGVISSTKKILDLMLQVDFSKYERERDIMENSVMLHLERISQNKVSVETLIYFWNSWKETVLRILKFLEKVDVNETSGSAELGEFCLNYLGVRKLSFGMSTLYVCLYPDAEWMKEVDKTFLKKFGKLVSVDVEHLFAAAHNHWSMELISTGMKVLNVLEALWKNTRQLSDFRKTKLVLHIYEVAKMLSSCKPVRQSHQDSKSLQRCVNVSVDEHFRRVFPLDWRRSVSNDIMFLRETEISLKILEEVVVNNTQGTRKLTFGQLGRMAMVLLGSPKGKMESVQVVLGRLGDDSPWKPFLQVFSESTQAQGQAQLSESLACKLYVALVNVFDANWRTEIDYIAPSCFLYLVDRLMVSLLEIQGYLMVTRSSVVEWFIHLEWKVNHRTNFVPVGDKSMFLRDTYHFLGSLLHCLLMNKHETLQWVKRVGNDSRDDFHVLLLRLVVLMCVHHLNSNSNVQDLVDVLSRKDIAEKLPIAFTNILQNIRKVGIANAVAEAFNEIGDPLVIVRTGKARSKELLCRGAIYLDIAGQSKDDLLQILFRGKVNARQCRVDAADLYSGSFSGLPQKKNEGCVEFQDGNFWEVFDLLKLVENKNDRGSKSFVSNVPNIKVQIDKTYDLLTTAIAIAMDNNTCTHEYKEEGDCLLLELQLLSAALDSVKDNMLLVEDSARRLLSGKPVFEYFLSPLIPQKDTTTSPENLESSVTEKGNDIDSKNDEGIKDASPAAAPGMQQEGSQVDETNQGKGKEQSKHAKKKQNKNNKKKNKKK; this is translated from the exons ATGTCCTTTCACATTCccaattataaatataattctCACTACGTTTCTTACTCTTCTGGGTTTCCTTCATCTTACTGTTTGATCAATCTTTTTTTTAAGTGCTTGTACTGGAG TTATTggttgttgttgatgatgatgatggaggGTTCAAGTTCATCATTTTTAACTGATGAGATAAACGACAGAATGGCAAGAGATTCTGCTTTCCTTAATAAGATTTTTTCATGGTCTCTTGATGACATCTTCAATGATAATTTTTACACTGAGCAG ATAAAGCAGATTCCTGATTCATTTGATACAGTTGGAGAGTATTTTAGTTCTTTTGTTTGTCCTCTATTAGAAGAGACACGGGCTGATCTTCGCTCAAGTTTGGAGATCATTTCAAGGGCACCATACGCTGAAATCGTGTCTTATGATAATAGTAAACGTGATCCATTACTGTATGATGTTCATATAGATGAATGGAGGAACAGATTTAATGACCGAGGCAAGGAGCCATACAAAACATTGCCTGGTGACATTTTTGTCCTTGTGAAATCCAGGCCCGAAAGTATATATGATTTGCAAGTGCTGGCACAAACATGGGTTTTGGCATCAGTCAcaaaaatttccaaaaataacTCAGAAGACGAGACAGACGATGACAGTTCGTCAACCTCTTTTAAAGTTAAAGCGTCGAAGGACATAGGGGACATGGATGACAGCTACAGCTCTTTTTTCCTGGTATTTTTGATGAATAGCACCACACACAAAAGAGTATGGAATGCCCTCCACATGTTCAAAAATGTTAGAATACTCCAGGGAGTTCTGCAACGAAATACAGCA GATGAAGGCTGTCATAATCTGTGTGGCTCTACTAGTAATATTAGATTGTCAGAAGATCTTTGTCTGGAAATTTCTTCCAGTCTGAATTCCTCACAGTGCGAGGCAGTTTTAGCTTCACTGCAAGCAACACAATGCGAGCACACGTCTCAGGTTCAACTTGTTTGGGGCCCACCAGGGACAGGCAAAACAAAAACCCTCAGCACACTTCTATATTTTCTCAGGAGGATGAATGTTAGGACTTTAATATGTGCTCCAACAAATGTTGCCATCACGGAAGTAGCTGGTCGTCTTTTACAACTAACTATGAACTCTTCTCCAAGGGATTCAGCAGAAAAATTCAACTGTTTGGGAGACATACTTCTGTTTGGAAACAAAGCACGGTTAAGAGTAGGTTCGTATATAGAAGATATGTATCTTGACTATCGTGTCAAGAGGCTAACAGAGTGTTTTGTGCCTCTAACTGGATGGAGGAGTTGTTTCCCGTCCTTGTCAAATTTTCTTGAGGATTATGTTTCTCAGTACAATGTTTACTTGGAGAATGAGTTGAATAAAAAGAAGGAACAACCCATTGATGACATTGATACTGCAGGACAGCCCATTACTGAAGTTGATACTGCAGGACAGGTTGAATCATTTCTTGTTTTCTTTACAAAGCGGTTCAAGGCTGCTGCAGAACCTGTCAGGCGTTGTATTTCAATCTTCTGCACTCATGTGTCCAAAAGTTACATTGGAGAAAGTAATCTTGCGCACATGATCATTCTCTTTAATCTACTTAAATCCTTTGAAAAATTGTTGCTTCAAGGGGATTTACGCTCTGaagaactgttggaactttttTCTTCTGGGGAAGATGGGGATTCTCTTGTACATGGGGTGGACCGTGAGAACATGCAGTTGCTTGAAGTAAAGAGGAGAGAATGCGTTTCCATCCTTAGAACTCTGCTTATATCCCTTGGTGTTCTCTTTCCGAATGTCATGCATACAGAATCCATAGAAAAACTTTGTTTCCAGATGGCATCATTGATATTTTGCACTGCTTCCAGCTCCTTTAAGCTCTATACTACACCAATGAAGCCACTAAGCCTTTTGGTCATAGATGAAGCTGCACAACTAAAGGAATGTGAGTCAGCGATACCCTTGCAACTGCCTGGTCTACGGCATGCTATTCTTTTTGGGGATGAGTGCCAATTGCCAGCTATGGTTCAGAGTAAC TTATCTAGGGATGCTGGTTTTGGACGAAGCTTATTTCAGAGGCTTAGTTTGTTGGGTTGGCCAAAGCACCTGCTAAATGTGCAATATAGAATGCATCCTGCAATTAGTTCATTTCCTAATGCAGAATTCTATCTTAAGCAAATTTTGGATGCCCCCAGTGTCAGTAATGAGAACTACGAGAGAGAGTATCTTCCAGCTCTTATGTATGGGCCCTATTCTTTCATAAACGTATCCGAGGGGCGGGAGGAAGTTGATGATGATGGACGTAGTCGAAGAAATATGGTTGAGGCTGCAGTTGTGGCTAAAATTCTGCATAATCTTTTCAAGA CATGGCGTCACTCCATTGAAAGGCTTGCTATTGGTGTAATATCACCCTACGCTGCACAAGTTGTGGCCATTGAGGAAATGATAGGGAGAAGGTATGAAAGCCTCGACAATTTTAGAGTGAAGGTGAAGTCTGTTGATGGTTTTCAAGGTGGGGAGGAGGATATTATAATAATATCAACAGTAAGATCTAATAATGCTGGTGAAGTTGGGTTTATTTCAAGTTCTCAACGTACGAATGTGGCTCTCACTAGGGCAAG GTACTGTCTTTGGGTACTTGGAAATGAAAAAACACTCTTTAGAAGTGATTCAATTTGGAAAAGATTAGTTAGCAATGCTAGGGAGCGTCGTTGTTTCTTCAATGCTGATGAAGATAAGAGCTTGACCGAAGCCATGATAGATATTAAGAAGGAGCTCAATCAACTTGATGACTTGCTTAACAAGGATAGTATACTTTTTAGAAGTGCCAGGTGGAAG GTTCTGTTCAGCGATAATTTTGTGAAAAGCTTTTCGAAGCTTCCTTCAACCCGGGCAAAGAAGTCGGTAATGAATCTGCTGGTGAACCTGTCAAATGGCTGGCGGCCTAAGAAAGTCAAAGCTGACCCTGTTTGTGAGAGCACTATACAAATTGTTAAACAATACAAAGTTGAAGGTCGCTATATTATTTGCACAAATGACATCATGAAAGACACAGAATACATCCAAATGCTGAAGATCTGGGATGTTATGCCACTGGAAGATGTATCAAAGTTGGTTAAACGACTTGATAGCATATATGGAGCCTACACTGACGATTTCTTGAGTCACTGCAAAGAGCGTGGTCTTGAGGG GTTGCTAGAGATCCCAAGGACTTGGAGCAAGTCAATTGATATTGTCAGATTAAAGAGCAACTATGCTGGGTCTACAAGTGCTTCTGATGGTGATTTGGATGGCACGAGTTATGCAGAAAATGCCAAAGTAAGCGAAAGCTTGTTGTTGATGAAGTTTTACTCTCTCTCTGCGGGCATAGTAGGCCATTTGCTGTCTGATTCTGATGGTAAAGCTTTGGACTTGCCCTTTGAAGTAACGGATGAGGAGTTGCAAATAATTCTTCACCAAAAAAGCTCCTTCATTTTAGGACGATCTGGTACTGGAAAGACCACTGTGCTAACCAAGAAACTATATCAGAAAGAGCAACTGCATCATGTAGCTGTTGAACAAAATAGAGATGCCAACATCATGAATATTACCCACACTGATGGGAATGCAGAGAGTGAAAATGTCTTACGCCAGCTTTTTGTGACTGTTAGTCCTAAACTTTGTTATGCCATCAAACAACATGTTTCTCATCTTAAAAG TTTTGCacgcaatgaaagttcttcttTGGCTAATGGCCCCATTGATGCTGATGGTATTGATGACAGTGAGCAGTTTAGTGGTATCCCAGACTCATTTGTTGGAGTTCCTCCAAAGTCGTACCCTCTTGTGTTAACCTTTAACAAGTTCTTATTCATGCTTGACGGCACATTGGGTAGTTCATACTTTGACAGATTTCACGGTGAACTGAATCTTTCTCATGGGAGAACTACTATTACATCCCCTGCTTATGTTATGAAAAGAAAAGAGGTTAATTATGAGAAATTTTGTACGTTCTACTGGAACCATTTTAATTCACAGTTTACCAAGAAGCTTGATTCCTCCAGAGTTTTTACTGAGATAATCTCTGTCATTAAAGGCGGTCTCCAAACAGGAGAAACTGATGATGGTAAACTTAGTCTTGAGGTTTATCTTCATTTGTCTGCCCGGGTGTCAACTTTATCTCGGCAGAAGAGAGAGATGATATATGATATATTCTTGACTTATGAGAAGATGAAAACAGAAAGGAGAGAATTTGATTTATCTGACTTTGTGAATGATCTTCATAGGCGGATCAAGCGTGAAAGATATGGTGGTGATGTAGTTGATTTTGTTTATATTGATGAGGTTCAGGACCTGACTATGAGGCAGATTGccctatttaaatatatttgcaGAAATGTGGATGAAGGTTTTGTGTTTTCTGGTGATACAGCTCAGACAATTGCAAGAGGGATTGATTTCCGGTTTCAAGATGTCAGATGTCTGTTCTACAAAGAGTTTTTGATGAACGAAAGAAATGATGGGGATAATAGAAGCCAAACGAGAGGACAGATTTCTCAGATTTTCCATTTAAGGCAGAATTTCCGTACACATGCTGGTATACTTAAGTTGGGAGATAGTGTTATTAAACTTATTTATCATTTCTTTCCTCATTCTATTGACATCTTGCCCCCTGAAAGTAGTCTTATATTTGGAGAAGCTCCAATCTTGCTTGAGTCTGGATCAGATGAGAATGCTATTGTTACAATTTTTGGCAATGCTGGAAATATGGGTGGTGGTAGTCTTGTTGGTTTTGGAGCTGAGCAGGTGATACTTGTGCGGGATGACTGTGAtcggaaagaaatatcaagctATGTAGGGAAACAAGCTCTTGTGCTAACAATAGTTGAGTGCAAGGGGTTGGAGTTCCAG GATGTCCTCCTGTACAACTTCTTTGGATCGTCCCCTCTAAAAAATCAATGGAGGGTGATCTATGAGTTTATGCAGGTGCAGAATCTGCTTGATTCAAAATTGCAACAATCTTTTCCCAATTTCAATCCTGCAAAGCACAATGTATTGTGCTCTGAGCTGAAGCAGCTATACGTTGCAATTACTCGCACTCGACAAAGATTATGGATTTGTGAGAACAAAGAGGACCTTTCAAAACCTATGTTTGATTACTGGAAGAAGTTATGTGTGGTCCAGATCAGACAGTTGGATGATTCGCTTGCACGTGCAATGCAGGTTGCAAGTAGTCCAGAGGAGTGGAAAGCGCGGGGGAGAAAG TTGCTAGCGGTGGAAAACTATGAGGTGGCAACAATGTGCTTTGAAAGAGCTGGTGATAGGCATTGGGAAACATATGCAAAGGCCGCTGGGCTAAAGGCATCTGCTGATCGAACTTTTGACTTGAATCCTGAAGAAGCCTCCAGCATTCTCAGACAAGCTGCTGTGCTTTTTGAAAGCATAAATGTGTACCAGAAAGCTGCGGATTGCTTCTACGAGTTGAAAGAATATGATAGAGCAG GTAGAATATATTTTGAGCTATGTGGGGCTTCATATCTTGAAAAAGCTGGTAAATGTTTCACCCTGGCTGGATACTATGAGCGCGCTGCTGAGGTATTTGCTAAGTGTAATCTATTCTCCGAGTGCCTTTTATCTTGCACTGAAGGGAAGCTGTATGACTTAGGCCTGCAGTATATTCAGTATTGGAAGCAACAGGAAATGGGTGGAAAATTAGTCATGATTGAGCAAGTGTTCCTAGAAAATTGTGCTCTTTCTCTCCACGAGCAGGGTGATAAGATAGCGATGCTAAGATTTGTTAAGGCCTTTAATTCAGAGGAGTCCATGCACTCCTTTCTCAAGAATTTAGGGTGTCTTGATGAGCTAATGGATTTGGAGGTTGAGTTAGGAAACTTCTTGAAGGCTGCTGATATTGCAAGGGAAAGGGCCTTGGCTGGGCATCATGAGCGCGCTGCTGAGGTATTTGCTAAGTGTAATCTTTTCTCCGAGTGCCTTTCGTCTTGCACAGAAGGGAAGTTGTATGATTTAGGTCTACAGTTCATTCAGTGTTGGAAACATCAGGAAAATGGTGGAGAGTTAGACCAGATTGAACAAGTGTTCCTTGAAAATTGTGCCAGTTCTCTACACAAGCAGGATGATAAGATAAAGATGATGAATTTTGTAAAGTCCTTTAGTTCGGAAGAGGCAATGCAAACCTTTCTGAAGAATTTGGGGTGCCTTGATGAGCTTCTTGACTTGGAGATAGAATTTGGAAACTTCTCAAAGGCTGCTGATATTGCAAGGGAAAAGGGGGAAATTCTACACGAGGCAGATCTGCTTGATAAGGCTGAACTTTTCAAGGAAGAATGTGAACTTCTTTTGTTGTACATTTACGCCAGTTGTCTCTGGGCTGGTGGTAAAGGTTGGCCCTTAAAAAGCTTCCCTCAGATGGAGGAGCTGTTACTGAAAGCCAAAGCCTCTGCTCAAAATATTCAGCCACGGGATCTTTATAGGACTGTTTGTACAGATAGCTTGATTTTCTTGAACAGAAATTATTCTCTGGCTGAGTTGAAACAGTTGTTGATCATCtctcaaaatcataaaaatcaaagagGGGTGATATCGTCAACTAAAAAAATCCTGGATTTGATGCTTCAGGTTGATTTTTCTAAGTATGAACGGGAAAGGGACATCATGGAAAATTCTGTCATGCTGCATCTGGAAAGGATTTCCCAAAACAAAGTCTCTGTTGAAACACTAATTTACTTTTGGAACTCGTGGAAGGAGACTGTTTTGAGAATACTCAAGTTTCTTGAGAAGGTAGATGTTAATGAAACTAGTGGTTCTGCAGAACTTGGTGAATTCTGTTTAAACTATCTCGGTGTTCGAAAATTGTCTTTTGGTATGAGCACACTATATGTTTGTCTGTACCCTGATGCTGAGTGGATGAAAGAGGTAGATAAAACTTTTTTGAAGAAGTTTGGGAAGTTGGTCAGTGTTGATGTAGAGCACTTGTTTGCTGCTGCGCACAACCATTGGTCCATGGAGTTAATTTCCACTGGCATGAAAGTGTTGaatgttcttgaagcactttgGAAGAATACTCGCCAATTGTCAGATTTCAGAAAGACCAAGTTAGTTCTCCATATTTATGAAGTTGCAAAGATGCTATCCTCCTGTAAACCTGTTAGGCAGAGCCATCAGGATTCAAAGTCGCTGCAGAGATGCGTCAATGTTTCTGTGGATGAACACTTTAGGCGTGTTTTTCCTCTAGATTGGAGAAGATCAGTGAGCAATGACATTATGTTTTTGAGGGAGACAGAGATTTCATTGAAAATACTAGAAGAAGTAGTTGTAAATAACACCCAAGGGACACGTAAATTGACATTTGGGCAGCTTGGACGTATGGCCATGGTGCTTCTTGGATCACCTAAGGGTAAAATGGAATCTGTACAAGTGGTTTTGGGTAGGCTTGGCGATGATTCTCCTTGGAAACCATTTCTTCAGGTTTTCTCTGAGTCTACTCAAGCTCAAGGCCAAGCTCAACTGTCAGAGTCCCTTGCTTGCAAGCTTTATGTAGCGCTAGTAAATGTTTTTGATGCCAACTGGAGGACAGAGATAGATTACATAGCACCAAGCTGTTTCTTATACCTAGTTGACCGCCTAATGGTATCCCTTCTGGAGATTCAGGGCTACTTAATGGTAACTAGATCATCTGTAGTTGAATGGTTTATTCATCTCGAGTGGAAGGTCAACCACAGGACAAATTTTGTGCCTGTTGGTGATAAATCTATGTTTTTGAGAGATACTTACCACTTTCTGGGTAGTTTACTTCATTGCCTTCTCATGAACAAACATGAAACTCTGCAATGGGTAAAAAGAGTTGGTAATGATTCAAGGGATGACTTTCATGTGCTGCTACTCAGATTAGTTGTATTAATGTGTGTGCATCATTTGAATTCAAATAGCAATGTTCAAGATCTTGTTGATGTGCTCAGCAGGAAAGACATTGCAGAGAAATTACCAATCGCATTCACAAACATCCTACAAAATATCCGGAAAGTTGGCATCGCTAATGCTGTTGCTGAAGCGTTTAATGAAATAGGGGATCCCCTGGTTATTGTAAGAACTGGAAAAGCCCGTTCTAAAGAGTTATTATGTAGGGGTGCCATCTATCTGGATATTGCTGGCCAGAGTAAAGACGACTTGCTGCAAATCTTGTTCCGAGGTAAGGTGAATGCTCGTCAATGTAGAGTTGATGCCGCTGATTTATATTCAGGCTCTTTCTCCGGTCTCCCTCAAAAGAAGAATGAAGGATGTGTAGAGTTTCAAGATGGGAATTTCTGGGAAGTTTTTGATCTGTTGAAGTTGGTTGAAAACAAGAATGACAGAGGTAGTAAGAGCTTTGTGTCTAATGTCCCAAACATTAAG GTTCAGATTGACAAGACATATGACCTGTTGACGACTGCAATAGCCATAGCTATGGATAATAATACATGCACTCATGAGTACAAGGAAGAAGGGGATTGCCTGCTTCTTGAGTTACAGCTGTTATCGGCAGCCTTAGATAG CGTGAAGGATAATATGTTGCTGGTCGAAGACAGTGCAAGAAGGCTGTTATCAGGAAAACCAGTATTTGAGTACTTCCTGAGTCCACTGATTCCTCAAAAAGACACGACAACTTCCCCAGAGAATCTAGAGTCAAGTGTTACAGAAAAGGGAAACGACATTGATAGCAAGAATGACGAGGGGATTAAGGATGCCTCTCCAGCTGCTGCTCCTGGAATGCAGCAAGAGGGCAGTCAAGTTGATGAGACAAACCAAGGTAAAGGAAAAGAACAATCGAAACATGCGAAGAAGAAGCAGAACAAGAACAACAAGaagaagaacaagaaaaaatag